The following are encoded in a window of Nibricoccus aquaticus genomic DNA:
- a CDS encoding sodium:solute symporter family protein, translated as MSNATLVFQRGVSGVWLGFQTIFMNPYYWFMYVWFRRVRLVTMADLFEDRFGSRGLSRMYAVFQIGVACVFLGSGNFVAYKIASSLVLKPEVSWNAAEQASVAGYAEMKALEKQIPDNTLTIESRQRLDELRDRYARGELHSYITSLPEIPFYLCFTVVVGAYIVLGGMTAAAVNETLQGFLIIVFSIMLIPVGLKFIGGWDQLKHKVSAADLDLFGVSGSPAFIVASLLVGLVQIHGLSHNMGISGSAKDEYAARSGGVGGTYLKRIMIILWAFAGIIAIAMFGKDGLSDPDAVWGTMSKELLGPGFVGLMLAGVIAGTMSTLAAKALAVSSLFVRNVFRDQLKSTAATMSAARWAVIAVLVLGVISGALMDNVTSVVKLILTVNVPFGAAVILIFFWRRLTAGGVWAAVILSALVNLIVPLLANHVESVARSPELTQVVEFKGKPRSVYWEEVVRIDPANPASGVKGRGRFNIEVWTLDKLGIVNAAAMTPAGRETAQFFFDGFFPFVVMLVVSLFTKRADPVLVAQFYGKMKTPVGPSPEADAAEVEATRRNPTRFDGDKLLGAGSSWEFCKWTRQDTWGFLACLATSWAIVGAFVLVLHFAAT; from the coding sequence GTGAGCAACGCGACGCTGGTTTTTCAACGCGGCGTGTCCGGTGTCTGGCTGGGTTTCCAGACGATCTTCATGAATCCTTACTACTGGTTCATGTATGTATGGTTTCGCCGCGTGCGTCTGGTGACGATGGCGGACTTGTTTGAAGATCGCTTCGGCAGCCGCGGGCTCAGCCGGATGTACGCGGTTTTCCAGATCGGCGTGGCGTGCGTGTTTCTTGGGTCGGGAAATTTCGTGGCGTACAAAATCGCGTCATCGCTCGTGCTGAAACCCGAGGTCAGCTGGAATGCGGCCGAGCAGGCTTCGGTGGCTGGTTACGCTGAGATGAAGGCGCTGGAAAAACAAATTCCCGACAACACACTCACGATCGAGTCGCGTCAGCGCCTTGATGAGCTGCGTGATCGTTATGCACGCGGTGAGCTGCACAGCTACATCACGTCGCTTCCAGAGATCCCCTTCTACCTCTGTTTCACCGTGGTGGTCGGCGCGTATATCGTGCTCGGGGGCATGACGGCGGCGGCGGTTAACGAAACGCTGCAGGGATTTTTGATCATCGTCTTTTCCATCATGCTCATTCCGGTCGGCCTGAAATTCATAGGAGGGTGGGATCAACTTAAACATAAGGTATCTGCGGCGGACCTGGACTTATTTGGCGTCAGCGGTTCGCCCGCGTTCATCGTGGCGTCGCTGCTCGTCGGCCTCGTCCAGATCCACGGCCTCAGCCACAACATGGGCATCAGCGGCTCGGCCAAGGACGAGTACGCGGCGCGCAGCGGCGGTGTGGGCGGCACTTATTTGAAGCGCATCATGATCATCCTTTGGGCGTTCGCGGGCATCATCGCCATCGCGATGTTCGGCAAGGATGGGCTTTCCGATCCGGACGCGGTCTGGGGCACGATGTCGAAAGAACTACTCGGACCTGGCTTCGTCGGTCTGATGCTCGCTGGTGTGATCGCCGGCACGATGTCTACGCTCGCGGCCAAGGCGTTGGCGGTATCCTCACTCTTTGTACGCAATGTGTTTCGCGATCAGCTCAAGTCCACCGCCGCCACGATGAGTGCGGCGCGTTGGGCGGTGATCGCGGTGCTCGTGCTCGGTGTGATCTCTGGCGCGCTCATGGATAACGTCACCTCGGTGGTGAAGCTGATCCTCACGGTCAACGTGCCGTTCGGCGCGGCGGTGATCCTGATCTTTTTCTGGCGCCGCCTGACGGCGGGCGGCGTGTGGGCGGCGGTGATCCTATCGGCACTGGTCAACCTCATCGTGCCACTTTTGGCGAACCACGTGGAGTCGGTGGCGCGTTCGCCGGAGCTGACGCAAGTCGTCGAGTTCAAGGGCAAACCCCGTTCCGTTTATTGGGAGGAAGTGGTGCGTATCGATCCCGCCAATCCAGCCAGCGGCGTTAAAGGGCGCGGTCGTTTCAACATCGAGGTCTGGACGCTTGATAAGCTCGGCATCGTCAACGCCGCCGCGATGACGCCTGCGGGGCGCGAGACCGCGCAGTTTTTCTTCGACGGCTTTTTCCCGTTCGTGGTGATGCTCGTAGTCAGCCTGTTCACGAAACGCGCCGATCCGGTGCTTGTCGCCCAGTTCTACGGTAAAATGAAAACGCCCGTGGGACCGAGCCCCGAAGCTGATGCCGCCGAGGTCGAAGCAACCCGCCGCAATCCCACTCGCTTCGATGGCGACAAGCTCTTGGGCGCAGGTTCCTCATGGGAGTTCTGCAAATGGACGCGGCAGGATACCTGGGGCTTTCTCGCGTGCCTCGCGACGTCGTGGGCCATCGTGGGAGCCTTTGTGTTGGTGCTTCATTTTGCCGCGACCTGA
- a CDS encoding Gfo/Idh/MocA family protein has translation MSRQARPRLALIGVSGYAKIYLQLLDENRDRVDLVAAVIINPEEEAAVVADFKSRGVAIYTDYLQMLNAQAGKIDLCLIPTGISWHARMTIAALKSGANVLVEKPLAGSLADVRAIRKAERETGRFVAVGFQDVYVPEVAWLKERILSGVIGRLESVRMIGLWARPANYFTRNNWAGRLSADGASVLDSPLNNAFAHFVNLALFLSGPRAAASSVVTIEEAGLYRAHAIESFDTGVVRAVSPEGVTFWFGVSHSCRVNREPELYFEGSLGRIEWWHEQKCVIVPKSGAPAETHTLPDTTATRRAMFAAVLTRLHDSATFIFDAELSEGHTAFIDSVHRASPVQQVPPALVSWEDLQFTHWSGRIPVIRGIEDAFDRALAQRSTLAAAGFTLETPSTS, from the coding sequence ATGAGCAGACAAGCCCGTCCCCGCCTCGCCCTGATCGGCGTCTCGGGGTACGCCAAAATCTACCTGCAACTGCTCGATGAAAATCGTGACCGCGTCGATCTCGTCGCCGCGGTCATCATCAATCCGGAAGAGGAGGCCGCAGTCGTCGCTGACTTCAAAAGTCGTGGCGTGGCGATCTACACTGATTACCTCCAGATGTTGAACGCGCAGGCGGGGAAAATTGACCTCTGTCTGATTCCCACTGGCATTTCCTGGCACGCGCGCATGACGATTGCCGCGCTCAAGTCCGGCGCCAACGTGCTCGTGGAAAAACCACTCGCCGGTTCTCTTGCTGACGTGCGCGCGATCCGCAAAGCCGAGCGTGAGACCGGGCGCTTCGTGGCGGTGGGTTTTCAAGACGTGTACGTGCCGGAGGTCGCCTGGCTCAAAGAACGTATTCTTTCCGGCGTCATCGGTCGTCTGGAATCAGTGCGCATGATCGGCCTGTGGGCTCGCCCCGCCAATTACTTCACGCGCAATAACTGGGCCGGCCGACTGAGCGCCGATGGAGCTTCGGTGCTCGATTCACCGCTCAACAACGCCTTCGCGCACTTCGTGAATCTTGCGCTATTTCTCTCCGGCCCGCGCGCGGCGGCGAGTTCTGTGGTCACCATCGAAGAAGCAGGCCTGTACCGCGCGCACGCCATCGAGTCGTTCGATACCGGCGTGGTCCGCGCCGTCTCGCCTGAAGGCGTGACGTTCTGGTTTGGCGTGAGTCATTCGTGCCGCGTCAACCGCGAGCCCGAGTTGTACTTCGAAGGCTCTCTCGGCCGCATCGAGTGGTGGCACGAGCAGAAATGCGTGATCGTCCCCAAGTCCGGCGCGCCCGCCGAGACACACACATTGCCCGATACCACCGCGACCCGCCGCGCGATGTTCGCCGCCGTGCTCACGCGACTCCACGATTCTGCGACTTTCATCTTCGACGCCGAACTTTCCGAGGGGCACACGGCTTTCATCGACTCCGTGCATCGCGCCTCGCCCGTGCAGCAGGTGCCGCCCGCGCTCGTCTCGTGGGAGGATCTCCAATTCACGCACTGGTCCGGCCGCATCCCGGTCATCCGCGGAATCGAAGACGCCTTCGACCGCGCGCTCGCCCAACGCAGCACGCTGGCTGCCGCCGGATTCACCCTCGAAACCCCTTCCACCTCATGA
- the rhaM gene encoding L-rhamnose mutarotase produces MIRKAFIMAVHPGQEAEYARRHQPIWDELTAVLKSHGVHNYSIFLDPSTRQLFGYAEIEDESRWAAIAQTDVCKRWWKFMGDIMPANPDNSPVSREVKEVFHLT; encoded by the coding sequence ATGATCCGCAAAGCCTTTATCATGGCCGTCCACCCTGGCCAGGAAGCCGAATACGCCCGCCGCCACCAGCCCATCTGGGACGAGCTCACCGCCGTCTTGAAAAGCCACGGCGTGCATAACTACTCCATCTTCCTCGATCCGTCCACGCGTCAGCTATTCGGATACGCCGAGATCGAGGACGAATCCCGCTGGGCCGCCATCGCGCAGACCGATGTCTGCAAACGCTGGTGGAAATTCATGGGCGACATCATGCCCGCCAATCCCGACAACAGCCCCGTCTCCCGCGAGGTTAAAGAAGTTTTTCACCTGACCTGA
- a CDS encoding Tat pathway signal sequence domain protein — protein sequence MPAFTRREFVKNAALAAAATQLVSSLRAADAPAAPALTQPVTRKPLPAGLAELHWLEGKTPAALPGATWGAPWPRGKHAKGTDFTLRSTGASGKSLPLQSWSLAYWPDGSLKWTGHALPADAPVSDGYELSAGTPTAPAKPLTATDSSDGIEIDTGLIKARIAKSGRTLIPLITRDGKEILRNGRLVLLRQDSLQAVGEPQPFSGEISEVVLEQNGPVRAVVKISGKHAVAPHGSSASAAASSQSSVARAWLPFVVRLYFYAGGDAVRMIHTIIYDGDEKTDFIRGLGVNFEVPLRGELHDRHVRFSGEDSGLFGEAIRGITGLRRDPGAAIREAQFAGQATPPLAKWNEQVTRNLQYIPAYNDWSLFQSTADGFTIRKRTREGYTWLTSAQGRRAGGLGYVGTPDGGVAFGLRNFWESHPAQLDIRGATTDTANVTVWMWAPDAGAMDLRGYHDGLGQDTYEKQLRGGLEITYEDYEPGFDKPEGVARTSELFLWLLPATPTRARLAELAEAVRTPPQLIARPEYLHACGVFGGIWSPVDVSTPAKAELEKQLDWYFGYYVKQREQHRWYGFWNFGDVMHTYDSDRHEWRYDVGGFAWDNSELSTDLWLWLYFLRTGRADVFRFAEAMTRHTGEVDVHHLGRFAPLGSRHNVLHWGCSAKQLRISTAANRRYYYYLTGDERIGDLMREQLEAARTLVKIPPTRKLAATRESADRARPKIESTSLAGLGFGTDWGSMASAWLTEWERTGDERSRARLVASMATIAKQPRGFFTGSGAMNLDTGAFDISTSDRVSVSHLSAVFGLVEVCAELVQLIDDPAFKKAWLDYCELYSATPEEQQSRLGTRLRGTSLRQGHSRLTAYAARAKGDNALAARAWDEFFGGDDNRESRAARLETKRIDGPAVLNPVDEAPRVSTNGTAQWGLAAIQNLALVSDSLPPR from the coding sequence ATGCCTGCTTTTACCCGTCGCGAGTTCGTCAAAAACGCAGCCCTCGCCGCTGCCGCCACTCAACTCGTCTCGTCGCTCCGCGCGGCGGATGCTCCCGCCGCCCCAGCCCTCACGCAGCCCGTCACGCGCAAGCCTCTCCCGGCTGGGCTCGCCGAACTTCACTGGCTCGAAGGCAAGACCCCGGCCGCGCTCCCCGGCGCGACGTGGGGCGCACCCTGGCCGCGCGGCAAACACGCCAAAGGCACCGACTTCACGCTTCGCTCCACCGGGGCCTCCGGAAAATCCCTGCCGCTTCAATCCTGGTCGCTCGCGTATTGGCCGGATGGATCGCTGAAATGGACCGGTCACGCGCTGCCCGCCGACGCCCCCGTCTCGGATGGTTATGAACTCTCCGCTGGCACGCCCACCGCTCCCGCGAAGCCGCTGACCGCGACCGACTCCTCCGACGGCATCGAAATCGACACCGGCCTCATAAAGGCTCGCATCGCCAAATCCGGCCGCACGCTCATTCCGCTCATCACGCGCGACGGCAAAGAAATCCTCCGCAACGGCCGCCTCGTGCTGCTCCGCCAGGACTCGCTCCAGGCCGTCGGTGAGCCCCAACCCTTCTCCGGCGAGATCAGCGAAGTCGTGCTCGAGCAAAACGGCCCCGTTCGCGCCGTCGTGAAAATTTCCGGCAAACACGCCGTCGCTCCCCACGGCTCCTCCGCTTCTGCTGCCGCTTCGTCGCAGTCCTCCGTCGCCCGCGCCTGGCTCCCGTTCGTCGTCCGTCTCTATTTCTATGCAGGTGGCGACGCGGTGCGCATGATCCACACGATCATTTACGACGGCGACGAGAAGACTGACTTCATCCGCGGGCTTGGCGTGAATTTCGAGGTGCCGTTGCGCGGCGAACTCCACGACCGCCACGTGCGCTTCTCGGGCGAGGACTCCGGTCTTTTCGGTGAAGCCATTCGCGGCATCACCGGCCTCCGCCGCGATCCAGGCGCGGCCATCCGCGAAGCACAATTCGCCGGCCAGGCCACGCCTCCTCTCGCTAAATGGAACGAGCAGGTGACTCGAAATCTCCAATACATCCCGGCTTACAATGACTGGTCCCTCTTTCAGTCCACCGCCGACGGCTTTACCATCCGCAAACGCACGCGCGAGGGTTACACGTGGCTCACCTCCGCCCAAGGCCGCCGCGCCGGTGGTCTCGGCTACGTCGGCACGCCCGACGGCGGCGTCGCTTTTGGCCTGCGCAACTTCTGGGAGAGTCATCCCGCGCAGCTCGACATCCGTGGCGCGACCACCGACACGGCGAACGTCACCGTCTGGATGTGGGCGCCCGATGCCGGTGCGATGGATTTGCGCGGCTACCACGACGGCCTCGGTCAGGACACCTACGAAAAACAACTCCGCGGCGGTCTCGAAATCACCTACGAGGATTACGAACCTGGTTTCGACAAACCCGAGGGCGTTGCCCGCACCAGCGAACTTTTTCTCTGGCTCCTGCCGGCTACGCCCACGCGTGCCCGCCTCGCCGAACTCGCCGAAGCCGTCCGCACCCCGCCGCAGTTGATCGCGCGTCCCGAGTACCTGCACGCCTGCGGTGTTTTCGGCGGCATCTGGTCGCCCGTGGACGTCTCCACGCCCGCAAAAGCGGAACTGGAAAAACAACTCGATTGGTACTTCGGCTACTACGTGAAGCAGCGCGAGCAGCACCGCTGGTATGGCTTCTGGAATTTCGGCGATGTCATGCACACGTACGACTCCGACCGCCACGAATGGCGCTACGACGTCGGTGGCTTTGCGTGGGACAACTCCGAACTCTCCACCGATCTTTGGCTCTGGCTCTATTTCCTGCGCACCGGTCGCGCCGATGTTTTCCGCTTCGCCGAAGCGATGACCCGCCACACCGGCGAAGTGGATGTGCATCACCTCGGCCGTTTCGCTCCGCTAGGCTCGCGTCACAATGTCCTGCACTGGGGCTGCTCGGCGAAACAACTCCGCATCAGCACCGCCGCCAACCGCCGCTACTATTACTACCTCACCGGCGATGAACGCATCGGCGACCTCATGCGCGAGCAGCTCGAAGCCGCCCGCACGCTGGTGAAAATCCCGCCGACCCGCAAACTCGCCGCCACCCGCGAAAGCGCCGATCGCGCGCGTCCGAAGATCGAGAGCACCAGCCTCGCCGGCCTCGGTTTCGGCACTGACTGGGGCTCGATGGCCTCCGCCTGGCTGACCGAATGGGAACGCACCGGCGACGAGCGCAGCCGCGCCCGCCTCGTCGCCAGCATGGCGACCATCGCGAAACAGCCGCGCGGGTTCTTCACGGGCAGCGGTGCCATGAATCTCGATACAGGCGCTTTCGACATCTCGACCAGTGACCGCGTCAGCGTTTCCCACCTCAGCGCCGTCTTCGGCCTCGTCGAGGTCTGTGCCGAACTCGTACAGCTCATCGACGATCCCGCCTTCAAAAAAGCCTGGCTCGATTACTGCGAACTCTACAGCGCCACGCCCGAGGAACAGCAGAGCCGTCTCGGCACGCGGCTTCGCGGCACGAGCCTCCGCCAAGGTCACTCGCGTCTCACCGCTTACGCCGCACGAGCCAAAGGCGACAACGCTCTGGCTGCCCGAGCCTGGGACGAATTTTTCGGCGGTGACGACAATCGTGAATCGCGTGCGGCCCGCCTCGAAACCAAACGCATCGACGGTCCCGCCGTGCTCAATCCCGTCGATGAAGCGCCGCGCGTCTCCACCAACGGCACCGCTCAGTGGGGCCTCGCCGCCATCCAGAATCTCGCGCTCGTGTCGGATTCGTTGCCGCCCCGGTAA